The genomic interval TCCTGAGCCTTGTGTCCACATTTCCCCTGAGGTCTTTAATTTCAATGTCTTTTCTGTAGCTCTTCACCTCAGCTATCCTTCTAATACTACCCGTACCTATAACAGAACCCTCCGGCAGGTCTTCAATTTTCTCTCCACCTGCTGATATTAAGGCATCAGCAACTTCCTCTCTTGTTGGAGTGGCAGCTATGTGAAGTTCGGGTAGTAACTCGGTGGGTACATCCTTCATGCTGTGCACAGCAATCTCAACTCTTCCATCTCTCACAGCTTCGTCTATTTCCTTAACAAAAATTCCCTTGCCACCAACTTTTGCCAGAGGCGCGTCTTTTATTTTATCGCCTGTTGTCCTTATTATTTCCCTGTCAAGTTCCAGCTCAGGAAATTTATCTCCCAGCATACCAATTATATAATCTGTTTGCCACAGAGCAAGCCTGCTTCCCCTTGTTCCAACCTTCAGTTTCATCTTAAGACCTTCAGAGCCTCTTCTGCCTTCTCAAGGGTTTCTTCGATATCTCTCTGGCTGTGAGCATAGCTTATAAAGTTGCATTCAAACTGGGAAGGTGGTATAAAGACTCCCCTCTTCAGCATTGCCTTCTCATATTCAAGAAAATCCTCTGTCCTTGCCTTCAAAGCTGTTGTATAATCATAAACCTCCTCATCTATAATATACATCTGGTACATGCTTGCTATTGAGTAAATCTTTGTATCAATCCCGAGGTCTGAGGTTATATCCTTCAGGCCAGAGGTGAGCTTATGAGTGAGGGAGTTTATCTTCTCATACACTCTTCCATCTTCAAGTTCTGATAGAGCTGCAATTCCAGAAGCCATACTGAGAGGGTTGCCGTTGAATGTTCCTGCCTGATAAACCCTGCCAATAGGTGAGAAGTTTTCCATAATTTCCTTTGAGGCAGTTATAATTCCAAGGGGCAGGCCTCCTCCTGCAATCTTCCCCAGTGTTGTTATATCTGGCTTAACTCCAAAGTACTCCTGGGCACCGCCATAGCTGATGCGGAAGCCTGTAATCACCTCATCAAAGATTAGCATTATTCCATTCTCAGAAGTTATCTCCCTGAGAAATTTAAGGTAGCCATCTTCGGGTAAAATGCAGCCTGCATTGCCTATTACTGGCTCGAGGATTATGGCTGCAATCTCATCTTTATTCTCGCTAACAAGCCTTTCAATAGCATCTTTACTGTTGAAAGGAGCAAGAAGTGTATTCTTTATTGTTTCTTCAGGTATCCCTGCGCTTGTTGCCACACCATGTGTTGTTGCTCCACTTCCAGCTTTTACAAGAACATAATCATGTGCACCGTGAAAAGCTCCCTCAAATTTTATTATCTTCTTTCTGCCAGTGTATCCTCTTGCCAGTCTGATTGCACCCATGGTAGCCTCTGTACCCGTATTTACAAAGCGCACCATCTCTGCACTCGGTACGGCTTTCACTATCCTCCTTGCAAGTTCAATTTCGAGTTCTGTGGGTGTACCATAGGCCGAACCCTTTTTCATCTGCTCTCTGACAGCTTCCACAACTTTTGGATGGGCATGGCCAAGAATTAAAGGCCCATAGGCAAGGCAGTAGTCTATATAACTTTTATTATCCACATCATATAGCCTTGAGCCCTCTCCACGGACTGTGAAAAATGGGTAGGGCTTCATAGCCCTGACAGGAGAGTTGACTCCACCAACAAGATAATTTCTTGCCTCATTAAAAAGCTCTTCAGATTTCATCTAATCTCCCTCATTAAGCCATTTGGCAACATCTTTGGCATGATAGGTTACAACAATATCTGCTCCTGCTCTCTTTATTGATGTGAGAATCTCAAAAACAATAGCCTTTTCATCCACATTATCAAGCTGTGAAGCTGCCTTTACCATTGCATACTCCCCGCTCACATTGTAAGCTGCAGTTGGAACTTTGAAGCGCTCCTTTACACGTGTTATAATATCCAGGTAGCTCAGAGCTGGCTTAACCATAACTATATCTGCACCCTCCTGAAGGTCAAGATATACCTCCTGCAGTGCCTCGTTGATATTTGCCGGGTCCATCTGATAGCTCTTTCTGTCTCCAAAGGAAGGTGTTGATTCAGCAGCCTCTCTGAAAGGCCAATAGAAAGAAGAGGCATACTTTGCTGAATAGCTCATTATAATCGTATCCTGATACCCTCCATCCTCGAGGGTTTCCCTTATTGCTTTAACCCTGCCATCCATCATGTCGCTGGGTGCTACAATATCAGCTCCTGCCTCAGCATGACTGAGAGCTTCTTTTGCTAGTAAATCCAGAGTGGGGTCATTGAGCACTTCTCCGCCTTCAACTATACCACAGTGGCCATGTGATGTATATTCACACAGGCACACGTCTGTAGCCACCACAAGCTCTTTTCCAACTTCATCCTTAATCTCTTCAATTGCTCTCTGAATTATTCCTTCCTGATTATAGGCTTCACTTCCGATATCGTCCTTATATCTCGGGATTCCAAATAGAATTACTGCAGGGACGCCAAGGCTCACAATCTCAAGAACTTCATCTCTAACCTCATGGAGAGGAATACGGAACTGGCCGGGCATAGAAGATATTTCAACTCTGTTTTTTATATTCTCATCAATAAACACTGGATAAACCAGGTCATTCTTATTCACACTGGTTTCCTTCACAATATCTCTTATTTTTTCTGTTTTCCTTAACCTGCGCATTCTTCTTTTTGGAAACATACTAATACTCCTTTCCATTTAGGCCCATACCAAACCAGTTTTCAGCCACTTTTATTGCTTCCTGGTCTCCAGATTCTGCAGATTCTCTTATACTTGAAGCAATGGGTGTAAGTGTTCTCTTAACTATCACTCTTGTAAGGTCATCAATTATCTTTTTCTCTCTCCCTCCAAGGTTATCAAGCATTTTCAATGCCTTTTCAACCTCTCTGTTTCTTATAATCTCGGCATCCATGAATATCTTGCATACCAGGTCTTCCACATCAATTCTATATATCTGCTTCACAAGAAGTTTGAGGTCCTCCTCAATTATCTCTTCGACCTTCACAATTTCCTTCTCTCTTGCCTTTCTGTTCTTTTCAGCTATAGCCCTCAGTCCATCTATATTGAAGGCTTTAACAAATTTTAACTCTTCAACATTGTCGCTAACATCCCTCGGAATTGCAACATCTATTATAACAAGGGGTTCATCTCTATCTTCAAAAGTTTCTTCAAGTAATTTCCCGGTAATTATAGGCTCCTGTGAGCTTGTGGCAGTGACTATCAGGTCGCTTTCTTTTATCCCTTCTTTGAGATTTTCAAATTTTAAAGCCTCACCTCCGAGTTCTTCGGATACTTTTAAAGCCTTTGAGTATGTCCTGTTTATCACAACAAGCTTTTTCAGTTTTTGCTCTGCCAGTGCCCTGGAAACAAGGGTACCCATTTCACCCATTCCAATGAGCAGAGCTACTTTTCCTTCCAGACCGCCAAGAACTTCACTACCAAGTTCGACAGCTGCACTGCCAATAGAAACCGCACCATTATTTATATTTGTTCTGTGTCTCACAACCTGGCCCACATGGAGAGCCTTTGTGAAAATATTTTCAAAAAATGGGCCTACTGTGTTAAGTGCTCTGGAAAATCTGAAGGAATCTCTAACCTGGCCAATAATCTGGTCTTCACCGATAATCATACTTTCAACGCCTGATGTAAGTCTCAGAAGATGGAGAAGAGCATCAATATGATAGTCTACCTGCATTGCATCATGTAATTTTGCGGAAAAGTCAACAACATGTTTTACAAGAAGGTCCGGGAGCTCTTCCTGTTCAACTTCATGACTGTGCATACTACCTTGCCTGACTTTCATCCTCTGTATAATATCATTCATGAGATAATCGATTATGTCATGGTGGGCAAGCTGTATATCCTCAGCAGCAGCAAAAATTTCAACTCTGTTGCAGGTCTGTATCACCACAACTTCTTTAACAGAGCGTAGAGAATGGATATCCAATAAAGCCTTCTTAATATCAGGAAATGCAAAGGCTTCAAGAGTTTCAACATCTGCAGTATGGTGGGTTACTCTTATATTCAGTGTGTGCATTCAAGTTCCTCCAGAATTTTAATAGCTATACTTCTGGCTTTTGTAATGTCCCCCTTTTTCAGATTCTCGGATATATCCCCCCTGCTGATTATCTTATATATCAGCTTCTGTCTTTCCCTCTGAGAATTTATACATTCCATCAGTCTCTCTCTAAGAAATTCATTAAATTCTATCAAGAGAATATCTTCTTGTGCCAGAGTTTTTTTAATTTTTTCTTTTATCAATCTTGCTGCGGCAGGTGCCCTGCCGAGGGTTGAGACAGATATTACAAGCCCATCCTTCTCAATGACAGCAGGAAATATTATATTACCTGACTTATCTGCTCTGTTAACAAGCTTATTCTGTCTTTTTGCTTCTCTCTCTATTGCATCATTCAGCTCTTCAGAACTTGTCAGTGCAAGAATAATATTATATTTTTCAATATAGTTCTTCAAATCAGAGGGCTCAACTTTCTTCTTTACTATTTTTACACTTTTTATATTTTTTATACTGGAAGTGAAGTGCTCACTTATCACAGTTACTTCTGCCCCTGCTCTGATAAGCTTCTTTATTCGCCTCTCAGCAACCCTGCCTGCGCCAAAAACAACACATTTTCTGTTTTTAATGTTTAATATTACCGAAAGCATAAAAAGTTTCCTTCTTCCATTATTTTTTTGCCATCAAGCCACAGGCTGGGCTTCAGCATCACTCCATCCATATGAAGATTTGCCCTGTTCGTTCCTCCAAAAGTATTGTTGTCACCGAAGGCAATATGCACTGTTTTGAAGGCTTTCTCATCCTCAAGAACATTTCCCGTAATTCTGGCACTGGGGTTGCAGCCTATTCCGATTTCTGCAATAACCCTTGAATTCTCAACACTCCTGAAAAGCTCCTCAAGCTCTGGTCTGTTCACATTGAACGCTCTGCCATTACTAACTTCAACAATCACAGGCTGGGCTATTCTGCCAAGGTTAGCCATAGAGGCATCAAAAACAATCCTGCCCTCATCAGAATCTTCCAGAGGAGCTATAAATGCTTCTCCGGCAGGTAGATTACCAAAAGTTCCAGCTTTTTTTATGTCCCCGGAATCAGCAATACCTTTCCTATCTTTCAGACTGGCTTTGAAATCTGTACCTGCCTCTGTTTTAATCCTTATTTCATCAGCTTCTGTTAACTTCCTGGCAATAAAATCTGAAATTCTCCTAACTTCTCTATAGTCTGCTGTCATTGCACCTGAAAAAAGCATGCTTTTTGTTATTCCTGGCATTGTGGCAACTCTGGCTCCTGCCCTGCATGCTCTTTTTCTTGCTTCAGTATGGGTAAGAGACTTTGATGTTGGAGCAATTACAACATCTGCTGCCCTCATAGATTCGGCAATAACTCCAGGTGGTTCCTCGCCGTCTCTCTCTCTCTGCTTCATAATGATTGAAATAACTTCTCTACTTAGCTTCTCGACAGTTTTCCTTACAATCTCACCCATCTCGAAGCTATTATAATCACTTACTATAAGGACTTCCTCTTCTTCCTTTATGCCAATGGTTTCTCCAAATATTCTCTCAAGCATAATAATATAATGTAACCTTTCACTTTAGTATAAAGAATTTGTTATTACTATAATAACTTCTGGAGAGATGTTGTGGTTACATAAAAATCTCCTTCACTTTGAAGGAACATCCACACTCATATTTATAGCAATTTCTGCAATGTCAGTTGAGTAACTTGCTATTCTGTTCAGGCTATCCATAATCCCTTTGAGAAGCATTGCCCTGTTTGCTTTAATGTTGCTCTGGAAGAGTTTATTAAGTGTTTTTTCATGTATGGTATTTATCTCTGACATGTCATAGAAAACCCTCTGGGCTGAAGCCATGTCAAGAGAAAAGAAAGATTTTGAAGCTTTCTGGAAGGCATCGGTTACCAATTTAAGAATTTTTGCAAATTCTCTCATGTCTTCTATGTCATTCTCAGCCAGCTTTAGATAGGTCTCCGAGATATTCTCACAGTGGTCAGAAATCCTCTCAAAATTTTTAACTACCATTCTGTATCCGAGAGCATCTCTGGGGTCTGAGATTCCTAGTTTTTCAGCAAGATGGGAGTATCTAACTGCACCTTTGAGCTGTCTGACAACAAGAAAATAAAGCCTGTCGACTTCGTTCTCTCTTATAGTGATGTCTCTTGCAAGAGCTTTCTCACCTTCCCTGAACACACTTATAAGCTCGGAGAGCATTGAGCTAACTATCATATGAATTCTGCGCAGAGCCTTAATTGTTGGAAGTTTGCGTTCATTGAGAAGGATTTCAAGAGTAAGAGCTTCATTGGTGTCTTCAACGATTTCAACTCCAATGAGGATTTCCGATATATGCCTTGCCACCTTTCTATATTTTAGCTGCTCCTTATGGTCAAGTATAATCTTGAGTGTATCGTAGCCTATGAGATAGTAGGATATCAGTAGCTTTTCCAGAGCCTCTGAAGTTTCAACCTGTGATGCTTTTATTACAACCTCTCTGTTATCTTCTTCCTTTTCTGTCATTTCTACTATAAGGGAACTCTGTGTTTCCATAACAAAGACAGTATCCCCCTCTTTTAAACCTACCTTTTCAACCCATTTTTTTGGCAGTGACATTATATATGTGCTGCCTCCGCTGAGATAAATCTTGCGTGCCTGCATAAATTTCCTCCAATATCCTGGTTTTTATATATGCAACTATACTCAAATAACCGTTATATATAATATATATGGTATAGTTTGTATATCCATTAAATATATAAAATTAACTCTGCAACGTTTACCTGTAAATTTTGTCTAATAAAAGGAGGTAGAAATATGGATAAGAAGATAATTCTTTTGCCACTTCTGGCAGTTCTGTTTCTAGTAGCAGGATGTACAGGGGCTGGAACAGGTAAGACAAGTGGAAGTACACCTGTTCAGAGTGCACCGGGTGCTGCAGTTAAGACTACGCCAAGTACTCCAAGTGCTCCGGCACAAACAATAACTCTGACTGGTGCAGGGTCAACTTTCATATATCCGTTGATGTCAAAGTGGAGCTATGTTTATAACAAGCTTAATAATGTAAAAATTAACTATGCGAGTATAGGCAGTGGCGGTGGAATAAGGCAGATAGTAGTAAAGACAGTTGATTTTGGTGCCACCGATGCTCCTCTTCAATCATATGGCTATTCACATATACATGGAGCCCTGACTATTCCTGAGAGTATTGGCGGAGTAACGCTTTCATATAATCTTCCGGGTATCGGTAAAGGATTAAAATTAACTGGTGATGTTATTGCAGATATATACTTGGGTAAAATAACAAAATGGAATGATAAGAGAATAACTGCACAGAATCCCGGAGTTAATCTGCCAGATAAAAGCATAATGGTGGTTCATAGAAGTGACGGAAGCGGTACAACCTTTACATTCTCTGACTATCTATCCTCAGTTAGTGCAACATGGAAGGAAAAGGTTGGTAAAGGTAAGTCACTCAGCTGGCCTGTAGGTTTGGGCGGTAAGGGTAACGAAGGAGTTGCCGGACTTGTAAGACAGAATCCCTATTCCATAGGTTATGTGGAGCTTGCATATGTTATGCAGAATAATATGACAGATGCCATGGTGAAGAATAAAGCAGGTAACTATGTGTTGCCTTCCCTCGATACCGTAAAAGCTGATGCTGCAGGAGTAACTCTTCCCAAGGGAGACGGGATATGGTCGAATGTTAGTATAGTCAATGCACCGGGTAAAAACGCTTATCCAATATCAACCTTCACATACATAGTAGAATACCCAGATTTGAGTGTTTTGCCTGATATGACAGAAGCCAAGGCCAAAGCTCTTGTTGGATTCATGTGGTGGATGGTTCATGACGGACAGAAATATGCACCTGGACTCCTCTATGTACCTCTTCCCGATAAAGTGGTGAAGATAGACGAAGAGACCATAAAATTAATAAAATATAAGGGACAACCAGTACTCAGGTGAAGGTATGAGGTTCCCAAACTTTTTTTTTTCTTTTAGAAAGAGTGAAGGTCAGGATAGAATATTCCAGTTCTTTATGGGTACTGTAACTCTAATAAGTGTAATTTTTCTTGCGCTTATACTTTTATACGAATTAATTAAAGGTTCTATGCCATCAATTCAGCATTTTGGTTATGATTTTATATTCAGCACAGCATGGAACCCTGTTAAAAACGAATTTGGTGCTCTCCCTTTTATCTTTGGAACTTTTGTTTCATCTTTTCTGGCTCTACTTATAGGAGTGCCTATATGCCTTGGAATTGCAGTATATGTCACTGAAATTGCGTCACCCAGGATAAGTGCACTTATATCTCCTTTAATCGAACTTCTCGCTGCGATTCCAAGTGTGATTATTGGTCTCTGGGGAATATTTGTATTTGCTCCCTTTGTCAGGGATTATATCTCCCATTTCCTTGTCAAGTATCTAGGTTTTTTACCTTTATTTGAGGGGCCTGATTATGGTCTTTCAATGCTCACGGCAGGAATGGTGCTGGCAATAATGATTATACCTATTGTTTCGTCTGTTTCGAGAGAGGCTTTGCTGGCTGTACCTATACTTCAGAAGGAAGCTGCTCTCGCTCTGGGTGCAACGAGGTTTGAAGCCATGATTCAGGTTATCCTGCCCTATGCAAGAGGTGCAATATTCGGCGCAGTTATACTTGGTCTTGGAAGAGCTATAGGTGAAACTATGGCTGTGACTATGGTTATAGGAAACAGACCAGAAATATCCGCTTCTATTCTTCATCCAGGTTATACTATGGCTGCTGTAATAGCAAATGAATTTACTGAAGCAACTGCAAATATTTACCTTGCAACTCTGATTGAGATTGGTCTTATTCTCTTTATTATTTCCATAATTGTGAATGCAATAGCCAGATTTATTAATTGGAAATATCTGAGAATTCAGGAGAATTAATATGTTGGAGAGAAAGTTAAAAGATAAAATTTTCACTGTATTCTGTATTGGTAGTGCTATTCTTGCTCTGATACCTCTGATGAGTATGCTCTCTACTATTATATTCAGGGGTTTTTCTGTGATTAATCTAGACTTTCTGACGCAGCTTCCTACACCGGTGGGTACGCCCGGAGGGGGCTTTGGAAATGCTATACAGGGTAGCATAATAACGTGTGGAATAGCCAGTATAATAGGTATTCCTCTCGGAGTAATTGCTGGAATGTATCTTGCAGAGTATAAGAAAAGTAGCTTCAGCAAGCTTGTGAGCTTCACAGCTGATGTACTTACAGGGGTGCCTTCGATTATAACCGGTGTCTTTGCCTATCTTTTGATTGTATTGCGTTTCGGAGGTTTCTCGGCCTTTGCCGGGGGGGTGGCACTGGCTACAATGATGATACCTTTTATAGTAAGAACAACTGAAGAGTCAATGAAAATGGTGCCATGGAATACAAGAGAAGCTTCTATAGCTCTCGGCGCAACCAAGTGGCAAACAACCTTATTTGTTGTACTGGGTGCTGCAAGGTTTGGAATTATTACCGGAATCCTTCTTATTATTGCAAGAATATCTGGTGAAACTGCACCTTTGCTTTTCACAGCCTTCGGCAGTAGATTCTGGTCTAATGGTGTGTTCAAACCTGTAACCGCTCTTCCACTTATGATATACAACTATGCAATATCACCCTTTAATTCCTGGCACAATATGGCATGGGGAGGTGCCCTTGTTCTGGTTGCAGGAATTTTTTCCCTTAACATAATTATAAGACTTATTGCCGGCAGGAGATGATAATTATGAATAACAAGATGCAGATTCTGAACCTAACAGCAGGCTTTGGAGATACTGAGGTACTTAAAAATATTACAATGGATATACCTGAGAATAAAGTTGTAACAATTATAGGTCCCAGTGGATGTGGCAAAAGCACCTTTGTGAGGTGTCTCGACAGACTCCATGAGGTTATCAGAGGTGCCTGGACTAAGGGTAAAGTTCTGCTGGATGGCTCTGATATCTATATGGAGGACCCTATTGACCTGAGGAGAAGGGTGGGAATGGTTTTTCAGATGCCCAATCCCTTCCCAAAGAGTATATATGACAATGTGGCTTTTGGACCAAGGCTACATGGAACACGAGATAAAAAATCTCTGGATAAAATAGTGGAAGAAAGTTTAAAAAAGGCAGCTCTGTGGAATGGTGTAAAGGACAGACTTAAGGATAATGCATTATCCCTCAGTGGAGGTCAGCAGCAGAGATTGTGTATTGCAAGAGCTCTTGCAGTTGAACCAGAGGTGATTCTGATGGATGAACCTACATCATCTCTTGACCCTGTGGCTTCTGCGGAAATTGAAGACCTTATTCTCGACCTCAAGAAGAGATATACTGTGGTTATAGTTACACACAATATGCAGCAGGCTGCAAGAATTGGCGATTTTACGGCATTTTTTCTTCTTGGCAAACTGATAGAATATGGAGAGACTGCCCAGATATTTGAGAATCCAAAAGATAAGAAAACAGAAGACTATATAACAGGAAGGTTTGGGTAAATTTGAAAAATAACGGGGGTTTTTAAATGGCAAGAAAAGCTCTTGAAGAAGGATTGAATGAGATAAGAAATAATACAATTAAGCTGGGAGAACTAACAAAAGAAGCTATCATTAAATCTGTTGAATCTCTCAAAAATAGAGATATTGAAATGGCAGAGAAAGTTATGGAGCTTGAAGAGAAAAGCGATATTATAAACCTTGAAATAGATGAGGATGCCCTCAGAATGACTGCTCTCCAGCAGCCTGTGGCAAAGGACCTCAGGTTTATAAGTGCAATGATAAAGATAAGCGATAACTTCGAAAGAATATGTGACCTTGCAGAAAAAATTGCACACATAACAATTAAGTATAAGGAAAAGAAGTTTCTCAAACCTTTAATTGATATTCCGAGAATGGCTTCAGTTATTGCCGAGATGATTGACATTGACTTGGAGGCAATTGAAAATGACACATCACCCTCTGTGGATAAACTTATAGAGAAGGATGACCTTATTGATAATCTTTATATTCAGATTTATAATGAGCTTATTTCCTTTATGATAAGAGACCCGAAAAATATAGATGATGCAACAGACCTTCTCTTTGTGGCGAGACACCTTGAGAGAATAGGTGATATCGCAGCAAAAACAGGAGCAAAGATAGTATATATGGTCGAAGGTAGAAGAGTATGGATTAAATGAACTCATCAAAAAATTATGAGCCAGAAGAAAAGAAGAATATCTTTGTTGTGCAGGAGCATCATGCGAGAAGACTCCACTATGACTTTCGTCTGTCAATAGATAATGTGCTAAAAAGCTGGGCTGTTCCCAGACCCCCACCTGTTGAGCATGGTGTGCGCAGGCTGGCAATTCAGACAGAGGACCATCCCATGGAATATGCAGGTTTTGAGGGTGTGATTCCAGAAGGTAAATACGGTGCGGGAGAAGTAAAGATATGGGATAGAGGGAGTTGTGAAATTGAAAGTATAAAAGAGGAGAAGATAGTCTTCCATCTCAGGGGTAGGAAGCTTCGGGGCCGCTATGTACTGCTGCGTTTCAGGAAGGGGGGAGAGAATGCCTGGCTCTTATTCAAGGCAGGAGAAAAGAAAAATAAAAAATAGCAGAACCAATCTATTTTGTTTTACTCCTATAACCTTCAATCTCCTTTATCAGCCTCTCAGCCTCCTTTACCCTGCTGCTCTTTCTGAGCTTCATTATATCAAGAAAACCTTCTGCCTTCTTAACAATAGTATCAAGATAATTGAAGATATCCCCTGAGAAGGTTTCGATGTAATAGGCTGAGAGGCTTCTTGAAATCTCTTTTATATTCTTTTTCTGCCTCCTGAGCATAATGATTTTTTCTGATAGCATTTCAAGGCTATGCTGACAGTAGGGAAACTCCTCACAGGAGCAGATAAGGAACTCCTGCCTCACCATCTCTATAATATCCATAAACTCCTTTCTGGGCTCCTGAAAGATTATACCTAAAGCGTCGAAGTATCGCATGGGTACAGTAACCCTATAAGTTTTCTGAAT from archaeon BMS3Bbin15 carries:
- the hemL gene encoding glutamate-1-semialdehyde 2,1-aminomutase encodes the protein MKSEELFNEARNYLVGGVNSPVRAMKPYPFFTVRGEGSRLYDVDNKSYIDYCLAYGPLILGHAHPKVVEAVREQMKKGSAYGTPTELEIELARRIVKAVPSAEMVRFVNTGTEATMGAIRLARGYTGRKKIIKFEGAFHGAHDYVLVKAGSGATTHGVATSAGIPEETIKNTLLAPFNSKDAIERLVSENKDEIAAIILEPVIGNAGCILPEDGYLKFLREITSENGIMLIFDEVITGFRISYGGAQEYFGVKPDITTLGKIAGGGLPLGIITASKEIMENFSPIGRVYQAGTFNGNPLSMASGIAALSELEDGRVYEKINSLTHKLTSGLKDITSDLGIDTKIYSIASMYQMYIIDEEVYDYTTALKARTEDFLEYEKAMLKRGVFIPPSQFECNFISYAHSQRDIEETLEKAEEALKVLR
- the hemC gene encoding porphobilinogen deaminase, with the protein product MKLKVGTRGSRLALWQTDYIIGMLGDKFPELELDREIIRTTGDKIKDAPLAKVGGKGIFVKEIDEAVRDGRVEIAVHSMKDVPTELLPELHIAATPTREEVADALISAGGEKIEDLPEGSVIGTGSIRRIAEVKSYRKDIEIKDLRGNVDTRLRKLKAGKYDALIMAAAGLKRLGFENEITQRLPENIFMPSIGQGAIAVVARRDSEVNEYLKAINHSHSMARVLAERSLLIEMGGGCQVPLGAFSKVEGDKLEIIAAVISPDGSDRIDVKAEGKLSRPEDLGRELAEKLRAKGAEKIMQEIQ
- the pstC gene encoding phosphate transport system permease protein PstC — its product is MRFPNFFFSFRKSEGQDRIFQFFMGTVTLISVIFLALILLYELIKGSMPSIQHFGYDFIFSTAWNPVKNEFGALPFIFGTFVSSFLALLIGVPICLGIAVYVTEIASPRISALISPLIELLAAIPSVIIGLWGIFVFAPFVRDYISHFLVKYLGFLPLFEGPDYGLSMLTAGMVLAIMIIPIVSSVSREALLAVPILQKEAALALGATRFEAMIQVILPYARGAIFGAVILGLGRAIGETMAVTMVIGNRPEISASILHPGYTMAAVIANEFTEATANIYLATLIEIGLILFIISIIVNAIARFINWKYLRIQEN
- the hemA_1 gene encoding glutamyl-tRNA reductase: MHTLNIRVTHHTADVETLEAFAFPDIKKALLDIHSLRSVKEVVVIQTCNRVEIFAAAEDIQLAHHDIIDYLMNDIIQRMKVRQGSMHSHEVEQEELPDLLVKHVVDFSAKLHDAMQVDYHIDALLHLLRLTSGVESMIIGEDQIIGQVRDSFRFSRALNTVGPFFENIFTKALHVGQVVRHRTNINNGAVSIGSAAVELGSEVLGGLEGKVALLIGMGEMGTLVSRALAEQKLKKLVVINRTYSKALKVSEELGGEALKFENLKEGIKESDLIVTATSSQEPIITGKLLEETFEDRDEPLVIIDVAIPRDVSDNVEELKFVKAFNIDGLRAIAEKNRKAREKEIVKVEEIIEEDLKLLVKQIYRIDVEDLVCKIFMDAEIIRNREVEKALKMLDNLGGREKKIIDDLTRVIVKRTLTPIASSIRESAESGDQEAIKVAENWFGMGLNGKEY
- the cysG gene encoding siroheme synthase translates to MLSVILNIKNRKCVVFGAGRVAERRIKKLIRAGAEVTVISEHFTSSIKNIKSVKIVKKKVEPSDLKNYIEKYNIILALTSSEELNDAIEREAKRQNKLVNRADKSGNIIFPAVIEKDGLVISVSTLGRAPAAARLIKEKIKKTLAQEDILLIEFNEFLRERLMECINSQRERQKLIYKIISRGDISENLKKGDITKARSIAIKILEELECTH
- the pstS gene encoding phosphate-binding protein PstS precursor; translation: MDKKIILLPLLAVLFLVAGCTGAGTGKTSGSTPVQSAPGAAVKTTPSTPSAPAQTITLTGAGSTFIYPLMSKWSYVYNKLNNVKINYASIGSGGGIRQIVVKTVDFGATDAPLQSYGYSHIHGALTIPESIGGVTLSYNLPGIGKGLKLTGDVIADIYLGKITKWNDKRITAQNPGVNLPDKSIMVVHRSDGSGTTFTFSDYLSSVSATWKEKVGKGKSLSWPVGLGGKGNEGVAGLVRQNPYSIGYVELAYVMQNNMTDAMVKNKAGNYVLPSLDTVKADAAGVTLPKGDGIWSNVSIVNAPGKNAYPISTFTYIVEYPDLSVLPDMTEAKAKALVGFMWWMVHDGQKYAPGLLYVPLPDKVVKIDEETIKLIKYKGQPVLR
- the nicX gene encoding 2,5-dihydroxypyridine 5,6-dioxygenase — its product is MLERIFGETIGIKEEEEVLIVSDYNSFEMGEIVRKTVEKLSREVISIIMKQRERDGEEPPGVIAESMRAADVVIAPTSKSLTHTEARKRACRAGARVATMPGITKSMLFSGAMTADYREVRRISDFIARKLTEADEIRIKTEAGTDFKASLKDRKGIADSGDIKKAGTFGNLPAGEAFIAPLEDSDEGRIVFDASMANLGRIAQPVIVEVSNGRAFNVNRPELEELFRSVENSRVIAEIGIGCNPSARITGNVLEDEKAFKTVHIAFGDNNTFGGTNRANLHMDGVMLKPSLWLDGKKIMEEGNFLCFR
- a CDS encoding hypothetical protein (phosphate-specific transport system accessory protein PhoU homolog), yielding MQARKIYLSGGSTYIMSLPKKWVEKVGLKEGDTVFVMETQSSLIVEMTEKEEDNREVVIKASQVETSEALEKLLISYYLIGYDTLKIILDHKEQLKYRKVARHISEILIGVEIVEDTNEALTLEILLNERKLPTIKALRRIHMIVSSMLSELISVFREGEKALARDITIRENEVDRLYFLVVRQLKGAVRYSHLAEKLGISDPRDALGYRMVVKNFERISDHCENISETYLKLAENDIEDMREFAKILKLVTDAFQKASKSFFSLDMASAQRVFYDMSEINTIHEKTLNKLFQSNIKANRAMLLKGIMDSLNRIASYSTDIAEIAINMSVDVPSK
- the hemB gene encoding delta-aminolevulinic acid dehydratase; amino-acid sequence: MFPKRRMRRLRKTEKIRDIVKETSVNKNDLVYPVFIDENIKNRVEISSMPGQFRIPLHEVRDEVLEIVSLGVPAVILFGIPRYKDDIGSEAYNQEGIIQRAIEEIKDEVGKELVVATDVCLCEYTSHGHCGIVEGGEVLNDPTLDLLAKEALSHAEAGADIVAPSDMMDGRVKAIRETLEDGGYQDTIIMSYSAKYASSFYWPFREAAESTPSFGDRKSYQMDPANINEALQEVYLDLQEGADIVMVKPALSYLDIITRVKERFKVPTAAYNVSGEYAMVKAASQLDNVDEKAIVFEILTSIKRAGADIVVTYHAKDVAKWLNEGD